A stretch of Acidovorax sp. RAC01 DNA encodes these proteins:
- the gshB gene encoding glutathione synthase, with protein MKLLFIADPLQTFKIYKDTTFAMMREAARRGHTLAVCEPRQVMWQRGGRVTAQVTGIRLTGDPVEWYVADAPASVALADFDAVLMRKDPPFDSEYFYATHLLEQAEREGARVFNKPRALRDHPEKLAILEFPQFIGPTLVTRDAADIRRFHEEHQDIILKPLDGMGGMGIFRVGPDGRNLGSIIETLNREGAQSVMVQRFLPEIADGDKRVLIIGGKPVPFCLARIPQGSEVRGNLAAGGKGVARPLSARDQEIGNALGPILQSRGLLLAGVDVIGDCVTEINVTSPTCFQEIFDQTGCDVASLFMDALEAACIAPSA; from the coding sequence ATGAAACTGCTCTTCATTGCGGACCCGCTGCAAACCTTCAAGATCTACAAGGACACCACCTTCGCCATGATGCGCGAGGCAGCCCGTCGGGGGCATACCCTGGCCGTGTGCGAGCCCCGCCAGGTGATGTGGCAGCGCGGCGGGCGCGTGACGGCACAGGTCACCGGCATCCGCCTCACGGGCGATCCGGTGGAGTGGTATGTGGCTGATGCTCCGGCGAGCGTGGCGCTGGCGGACTTTGACGCGGTGCTGATGCGCAAGGACCCCCCTTTTGACAGCGAGTATTTCTACGCAACCCACCTGCTCGAGCAGGCCGAGCGCGAAGGCGCCCGCGTGTTCAACAAGCCGCGTGCGCTGCGCGACCATCCTGAAAAACTGGCCATCCTGGAGTTCCCCCAGTTCATCGGCCCCACGCTGGTGACGCGCGACGCAGCCGACATCCGCCGGTTTCATGAAGAGCACCAGGACATCATCCTCAAGCCGCTGGATGGCATGGGCGGCATGGGCATCTTCCGCGTCGGACCGGACGGGCGCAACCTGGGCAGCATCATCGAAACCCTCAACCGCGAAGGCGCACAGAGCGTGATGGTGCAGCGCTTTCTGCCCGAGATCGCCGATGGCGACAAGCGCGTCCTCATCATTGGCGGCAAGCCGGTGCCTTTCTGTCTGGCCCGCATCCCGCAGGGGAGCGAAGTGCGCGGCAACCTGGCGGCGGGCGGCAAGGGCGTAGCCCGGCCGCTGTCTGCGCGGGATCAGGAGATCGGGAATGCACTTGGCCCCATTCTCCAGTCGCGCGGGCTGTTGCTGGCAGGCGTCGACGTCATTGGTGATTGCGTCACTGAAATCAACGTCACCAGCCCCACCTGCTTCCAGGAGATCTTTGATCAGACGGGATGCGACGTGGCATCTCTCTTTATGGATGCCCTGGAGGCTGCCTGCATCGCGCCCTCTGCTTGA
- a CDS encoding benzoate/H(+) symporter BenE family transporter, translating to MQFFKDLSVSTFTAGFVAVLVGFTSSVAIVFQAAQAFGASPAQITSWIWALGLGMGLCTLVPSLILRKPVMVAWSTPGAAVLATAGLAGGFSMSEAVGAFMVSAALITLAGVTGWFERVMNRIPTEIAAALLAGVLARFGLQAFAAAQTALPLVLTMLVVYLVARRWAPRYAVVITLAAAIAFAAVQGQMAWSAVRLELAMPVFVAPQFSVAALISLAVPLFVVTMASQNLPGVAVIRASGYHLPISRLLTLTGVATLVLAPFGGYALNFSAITAAMCMGPEAHPDRDRRYTAAVSCGALYVAIGLFGAVITGLLTAFPKELVVAIAGLALLGTIANGLATALRGEAHREAALITFLVTLSGVVIAGVGSAFWGVVAGSFALFVQQYRNPPVARG from the coding sequence ATGCAATTTTTCAAAGACCTGAGCGTCTCGACATTCACGGCCGGGTTCGTGGCAGTTCTGGTGGGCTTCACGAGTTCGGTGGCCATCGTGTTCCAGGCGGCGCAGGCTTTTGGCGCCAGCCCGGCGCAGATCACATCGTGGATCTGGGCGCTGGGGCTGGGCATGGGGCTGTGCACGCTGGTGCCGTCGCTCATCCTGCGCAAGCCGGTGATGGTGGCCTGGTCCACACCCGGCGCTGCGGTCTTGGCCACGGCCGGGCTGGCGGGCGGTTTCTCGATGAGTGAGGCGGTGGGTGCGTTCATGGTGAGCGCCGCGCTCATCACCCTGGCCGGCGTCACCGGCTGGTTTGAGCGGGTGATGAACCGCATCCCCACAGAGATCGCAGCCGCCCTGCTGGCCGGGGTGCTGGCGCGGTTTGGGTTGCAGGCGTTTGCAGCGGCGCAGACGGCGCTGCCGCTGGTGCTGACCATGCTGGTGGTTTACCTTGTGGCGCGCCGGTGGGCGCCCCGGTATGCCGTGGTCATCACGCTGGCGGCAGCCATTGCGTTCGCCGCCGTGCAGGGGCAGATGGCGTGGTCGGCCGTGCGGCTGGAACTGGCGATGCCGGTGTTCGTGGCGCCGCAGTTCAGTGTGGCCGCACTCATCAGCCTGGCCGTGCCGCTGTTTGTGGTCACCATGGCATCACAGAACCTGCCTGGCGTGGCCGTGATCCGTGCGTCAGGCTACCACCTGCCCATATCGCGCCTGCTCACGCTGACCGGCGTCGCCACGCTGGTCCTGGCCCCGTTCGGCGGTTATGCGCTGAACTTCAGCGCCATCACGGCTGCCATGTGCATGGGCCCCGAGGCGCATCCGGACCGGGATCGGCGCTACACCGCGGCCGTGTCCTGCGGCGCACTCTATGTGGCCATAGGGCTTTTTGGCGCTGTCATTACCGGGCTGCTGACAGCCTTCCCCAAGGAACTGGTCGTGGCCATCGCGGGTCTGGCGCTGCTCGGAACCATTGCCAACGGCCTGGCCACCGCGTTGCGTGGAGAGGCGCACCGTGAAGCCGCGCTCATCACGTTTCTCGTCACCCTGAGCGGGGTGGTCATTGCGGGTGTGGGGTCTGCCTTCTGGGGCGTGGTGGCCGGCAGCTTTGCGCTATTTGTGCAACAGTACCGAAATCCGCCGGTGGCGCGCGGCTAG
- a CDS encoding potassium transporter Kup has product MQSSKSSLAALTLGAIGVVYGDIGTSVLYAVKEVFGSGHVPFTTDNIYGILSIFFWTLTVIVSLKYVVLVLRADNHGEGGLIAMLALASQAVKDKPRLRSVLLAVGIFGTSLFYGDGVITPAISVLSAVEGLEVVSPHFKQYVIPITLVVLFCLFAVQKRGTSGIGKFFGPITLVWFFTIATLGVSHIVGHPEILWAMSPHYALQFMWAHPGTSFIILGAVVLCVTGAEALYADLGHFGKRPIRLAWFGVAMPALTLNYFGQGALLLAEPEAVKNPFYMMAPDWALIPLVVLATMATVIASQALITGAFSVTKQVIQLGYLPRLKIEHTSVRDTGQIYMPLVNWGLFAAIVLAVVMFRSSSNLAAAYGIAVTLDMLITTTLTFFVIRYGWGYPLALCVAATGSFFVVDLAFFASNLLKLFQGGWFPLMIGGIVFALMMTWKQGRGLLNEKLRADAIDLKGFLESVFISPPTRVEGTAVFLTAEAGAVPNALLHNLKHNKVLHQQNLFVTVHNHEVPWIGLDKRVQVEALGHDCWQVTIHYGFKNDPDLPRALELLRGRGCELESMTTSYFLSRDTVIPSIGGGMAPWREKLFAQMHHNASGAADFLHLPNNAVVELGSKIEI; this is encoded by the coding sequence GTGCAAAGCTCCAAGTCATCGCTCGCAGCGCTCACGCTGGGTGCCATCGGTGTGGTCTATGGCGATATCGGCACCAGCGTGCTGTATGCCGTCAAGGAGGTCTTCGGATCGGGCCACGTCCCCTTCACCACTGACAACATCTACGGCATCCTGTCGATCTTCTTCTGGACGCTGACGGTCATCGTCTCGCTCAAGTACGTGGTCCTGGTGCTGCGTGCCGACAACCACGGCGAAGGCGGCCTCATCGCCATGCTGGCCCTGGCGTCGCAGGCCGTGAAGGACAAGCCCCGTCTGCGCTCGGTGCTGCTGGCGGTGGGCATCTTCGGTACATCGCTGTTCTATGGCGATGGCGTCATCACCCCGGCGATCTCGGTGCTCTCGGCGGTCGAGGGCCTGGAGGTCGTTTCCCCCCACTTCAAGCAGTACGTGATCCCGATCACGCTGGTGGTGCTGTTTTGCCTGTTTGCCGTGCAAAAGCGCGGCACCAGCGGCATTGGCAAGTTCTTCGGGCCCATCACGCTGGTGTGGTTCTTCACTATTGCCACCCTGGGCGTGTCGCACATCGTTGGCCACCCCGAAATCCTTTGGGCCATGAGCCCGCACTACGCGCTGCAGTTCATGTGGGCCCACCCGGGCACCAGCTTCATCATTCTGGGCGCGGTGGTGCTGTGCGTGACCGGGGCCGAGGCGCTGTACGCCGACCTGGGCCACTTCGGCAAGCGCCCCATCCGCCTGGCGTGGTTTGGCGTAGCCATGCCTGCGCTCACGCTCAACTACTTTGGCCAGGGCGCGCTGCTGCTGGCCGAGCCCGAGGCCGTCAAGAACCCTTTCTACATGATGGCGCCCGACTGGGCCCTCATCCCGCTGGTGGTGCTGGCCACCATGGCCACGGTGATTGCATCGCAGGCGCTCATCACCGGCGCTTTCAGCGTCACCAAGCAGGTCATACAGCTCGGGTACCTGCCGCGCCTGAAGATCGAGCACACCAGCGTGCGCGACACCGGCCAGATCTACATGCCACTGGTCAACTGGGGGCTGTTTGCCGCCATCGTGCTGGCGGTGGTCATGTTCCGCTCGTCCAGCAACCTGGCTGCGGCCTACGGCATTGCCGTCACGCTGGACATGCTGATCACCACCACGCTCACGTTCTTCGTGATCCGCTACGGCTGGGGCTACCCGCTGGCGCTGTGCGTGGCGGCCACGGGCTCGTTCTTCGTGGTGGACCTGGCCTTCTTTGCATCCAACCTGCTCAAGCTGTTCCAGGGCGGCTGGTTCCCGCTGATGATCGGCGGCATCGTGTTTGCGCTGATGATGACCTGGAAGCAGGGGCGCGGCCTGCTCAACGAAAAGTTGCGCGCAGACGCCATCGACCTCAAGGGTTTTCTGGAATCGGTGTTCATCAGCCCGCCCACCCGCGTGGAGGGCACAGCGGTGTTCCTGACGGCCGAGGCCGGTGCCGTGCCCAATGCGCTGCTGCACAACCTCAAGCACAACAAGGTGCTGCACCAGCAGAACCTGTTTGTGACGGTGCACAACCATGAGGTCCCGTGGATCGGTCTGGACAAGCGGGTGCAGGTGGAGGCGCTGGGCCACGATTGCTGGCAGGTCACCATTCACTATGGCTTCAAGAACGACCCCGACCTGCCCCGCGCCCTGGAGTTGCTGCGCGGCCGTGGTTGCGAGCTCGAATCGATGACCACGAGCTACTTCCTCTCGCGCGACACCGTGATTCCGTCCATCGGCGGTGGCATGGCGCCGTGGCGCGAAAAGCTTTTCGCGCAGATGCACCACAACGCCAGCGGGGCCGCAGACTTCCTGCATCTGCCCAATAACGCGGTGGTCGAACTGGGCTCGAAGATCGAAATCTGA
- the gshA gene encoding glutamate--cysteine ligase has protein sequence MVPHLITALTGPINELEQRILDSMPAIERWFRLEWMEHTPPFYTSVDIRNAGFKLAPVDTNLFPGGWNNLTKEMLPLAVQAAMAAIEKICPEARNLLIIPENHTRNTFYLANVVQLQRIFNMAGLNVRVGSISPEIKKSTLIELPNGDSVTLEPVVRTKRRLGLKDFDPCTILLNNDLTAGAPGILEDIHEQYLLPPLHAGWSVRRKSTHFKNYEEVAKRMGKMLGIDPWLINPLFSQCEGVDFATGDGMDALQTAVDAQLTKVRRKYKEYGINEKPFVIVKANNGTYGMGIMTVRDAKELDAVNRKTKNKMAIIKDGQPVSDLIIQEGVLTQERVHEAVAEPVVYMMDRYVVGGFYRMHAERGVDESLNAPGSSYVPLAFEHSTHMPQPGMRPGVSAPNRFYMYGVVARLAMLAASYELEATNPDAEVYD, from the coding sequence ATGGTTCCGCATCTCATCACGGCCCTGACCGGGCCGATCAACGAACTCGAACAGCGCATCCTCGACTCGATGCCCGCCATCGAGCGCTGGTTTCGGCTGGAATGGATGGAGCACACGCCACCGTTCTACACCTCGGTGGACATCCGCAACGCGGGCTTCAAGCTGGCCCCGGTGGATACCAACCTCTTCCCGGGCGGCTGGAACAACCTCACCAAGGAGATGCTGCCCCTGGCCGTGCAGGCCGCGATGGCTGCCATCGAGAAGATCTGCCCCGAGGCGCGCAACCTGCTGATCATTCCGGAGAACCACACGCGCAACACCTTCTACCTGGCCAATGTGGTGCAGCTGCAGCGCATCTTCAACATGGCCGGGCTCAATGTGCGCGTGGGCTCCATCAGCCCCGAGATCAAGAAATCGACCCTGATCGAGCTGCCCAATGGTGATTCGGTCACGCTGGAGCCCGTGGTGCGCACCAAGCGCCGCCTGGGCCTCAAGGATTTCGACCCCTGCACCATCTTGCTCAACAACGACCTGACCGCGGGCGCGCCGGGCATCCTGGAAGACATTCACGAGCAGTACCTGCTGCCGCCGCTGCACGCGGGCTGGAGCGTGCGCCGCAAAAGCACCCACTTCAAGAACTATGAAGAGGTCGCCAAGCGCATGGGCAAGATGCTGGGCATTGACCCCTGGCTCATCAACCCGCTGTTCAGCCAGTGCGAGGGCGTGGACTTTGCCACCGGCGACGGCATGGATGCACTGCAGACGGCGGTCGATGCCCAGCTGACCAAGGTGCGCCGCAAGTACAAGGAATACGGCATCAACGAAAAGCCGTTTGTCATCGTCAAGGCCAACAATGGCACCTATGGCATGGGCATCATGACCGTGCGCGATGCCAAGGAGCTGGACGCGGTCAACCGCAAGACCAAGAACAAGATGGCCATCATCAAGGACGGCCAGCCGGTGAGCGACCTCATCATCCAGGAAGGCGTGCTGACCCAGGAGCGCGTGCACGAGGCCGTGGCCGAGCCCGTGGTCTACATGATGGACCGCTACGTGGTGGGGGGCTTTTATCGCATGCACGCCGAGCGTGGCGTGGACGAGAGCCTGAACGCCCCCGGCTCCAGCTACGTGCCGCTGGCGTTCGAGCACAGCACGCACATGCCCCAGCCCGGCATGCGCCCCGGGGTGAGCGCGCCCAACCGCTTCTATATGTATGGTGTGGTCGCGCGGCTGGCCATGCTGGCGGCCAGCTACGAGCTGGAAGCGACCAACCCCGACGCCGAGGTGTACGACTGA